A part of Fusarium graminearum PH-1 chromosome 3, whole genome shotgun sequence genomic DNA contains:
- a CDS encoding ATP-dependent RNA helicase DBP4, with translation MPPHARSGRGPKPQKNGRTEQRQQKRKRDQEDLQQLQQRVDELDLKSDATKKFSELPLSVPTAEGLEIAHFQTLTDVQARAVPLALKGKDILGAAKTGSGKTLAFLIPVLEKLYRAQWTEFDGLGALIISPTRELAAQIFEVLRKVGTKHSFSAGLVIGGKSLKEEAERLDRMNILVCTPGRMLQHFDQTAGFDANNLQILVLDEADRIMDMGFQSAVDALIEHLPRERQTLMFSATQSKKVSDLARLSLKDPEYVSVHEAAVSATPTNLQQHYIVTPLTEKLDTLYGFIKANLKSKIIVFLSSGKQVRFVYESFRHLQPGIPLLHLHGRQKQGARMEITSRFTAAKQTCLFATDVVARGIDFPAVDWVIQADCPEDVDTYIHRVGRTARYESNGRAVLFLDPSEEPGMLKKLELKKIPIQKVNVKEKKKKSIKDQLQSMCFQNPDLKYLGQKAFISYSRSIHLQRDKDVFKFNKLDLDGFAASLGLPGTPQVKFRKGEDIKKIKNAPRQGMSSGSESDEDGEKKTKKKEVRTKYDKMFERTNQDVLSSHYNKLVLDGDDNDDDEEDFLSVKRVLRDDDLDDEAGAYKSTAKIIDGLGGEEPFVVDSKRREKALKSKKKMLKFKGNSTKMVFDDDGNAHAVYELRDEDDFMGEGPAEEQRRKFVEDETSRVREADVDDKALAKQKRREKREKRKAAERAELMGIVSDGEDAPVLHNADDGEDPLALLRSLPMGDGSDSEGDREPPKKRAKKWFEDDSDEENKSKSKSKGKVIRVQEEPETLEDLEALATGLLD, from the exons ATGCCTCCCCATGCGCGATCTGGGCGTGGACCCAAGCCCCAAAAGAATGGTCGCACAGAACAGCGACAGCAAAAACGCAAgagagaccaagaagatcttcaacaactccagCAAAGAGTAGACGAATTG GACCTTAAATCAGATGCCACCAAGAAATTCTCTGAACTTCCTCTCTCCGTACCGACCGCCGAGGGCCTCGAGATCGCTCATTTCCAAACCCTTACCGACGTCCAAGCTAGAGCCGTCCCGCTCGCCCTCAAGGGCAAAGATATACTAGGCGCCGCCAAGACAGGAAGTGGAAAGACACTTGCTTTCCTTAttcctgttcttgagaagctttACCGTGCCCAATGGACTGAATtcgacggtcttggtgcTCTAATCATCTCGCCAACCCGAGAACTCGCTGCCCAAATCTTCGAGGTGCTCCGAAAGGTTGGCACAAAACACTCCTTTTCAGCAGGTTTAGTCATTGGTGGCAAGAGCttgaaggaagaggccgagCGATTGGACCGCATGAACATTTTGGTCTGTACGCCTGGTCGAATGCTGCAGCATTTTGATCAGACGGCTGGTTTCGACGCCAACAACCTGCAGATTCTTGTTCTGGACGAGGCGGATCGCATCATGGATATGGGTTTCCAATCTGCAGTCGATGCTTTGATTGAACATCTTCCCAGGGAGCGACAAACACTCATGTTCAGTGCTACCCAAAGCAAGAAGGTCTCCGACCTTGCCCGTCTCAGTCTCAAGGACCCCGAATACGTCTCTGTTCACGAAGCTGCCGTCAGCGCCACTCCCACAAACCTCCAACAACATTACATCGTCACACCTCTGACGGAGAAGCTCGACACACTCTACGGattcatcaaagccaatTTGAAGAGCAAAATCATCGTCTTTTTGAGTTCAGGAAAACAAGTCCGATTCGTTTACGAGAGTTTCCGTCACCTACAACCCGGTatccctcttcttcaccttcacGGACGCCAGAAACAGGGCGCTCGAATGGAAATTACCTCCAGATTTACCGCCGCAAAGCAGACATGTCTATTCGCAACAGATGTCGTCGCCAGAGGAATTGACTTTCCCGCTGTTGACTGGGTTATTCAAGCTGATTGTCCCGAGGACGTCGATACATATATCCACCGAGTTGGCCGAACAGCTCGATACGAAAGCAACGGTCGCGCAGTACTATTCTTGGATCCTAGTGAAGAGCCGggcatgttgaagaagctagAGCTAAAGAAGATTCCCATACAAAAGGTGAAtgtgaaggagaagaagaagaagagcatcaaggaTCAGCTACAGAGCATGTGTTTCCAGAATCCCGATCTCAAGTATCTTGGTCAGAAGGCTTTCATCAGTTACTCGCGATCAATCCATCTACAAAGAGACAAGGATGTtttcaagttcaacaagcttgatcttgatggttTCGCTGCTAGTCTCGGTCTTCCCGGTACGCCACAGGTCAAGTTCCGAAAGGgcgaggatatcaagaagatAAAGAACGCACCTCGGCAGGGCATGTCTAGTGGTTCTGAATccgatgaggatggagagaaaaagaccaagaagaaggaggtgCGAACAAAGTACGACAAGATGTTTGAGAGAACAAATCAGGATGTTCTGTCAAGTCACTACAACAAGCTTGTACTCGATGGCGATGAcaatgacgacgatgaggaggattTCTTGTCAGTAAAGAGAGTGCTCAGGGATGACGATCTGGACGATGAGGCAGGCGCATACAAGAGCACagccaagatcattgatggtcttggtggcgAGGAGCCTTTTGTTGTCGACTCCAAACGTCGCGAAAAGGCTctcaagtcaaagaagaagatgctcaagttcaagggcaACTCTACCAAGATGGtgtttgacgacgatggcaacGCCCACGCCGTCTACGAGCTcagagatgaagacgactTTATGGGCGAAGGTCCGGCCGAGGAACAGCGTCGCAAGTTCGTCGAGGACGAGACGTCGCGTGTTCGCGAAGCAGATGTAGACGACAAGGCCCTCGCCAAGCAAAAGCGTCGCGAAAAGAGGGAGAAACGCAAGGCTGCCGAGCGAGCAGAGCTCATGGGTATCGTTTCAGACGGCGAAGACGCGCCCGTGCTACACAATGCCGACGACGGCGAGGATCCTTTGGCGCTGTTGCGATCGCTGCCTATGGGTGACGGGTCAGACAGCGAGGGAGACAGAGAGCCGCCCAAGAAGCGAGCCAAGAAGTGGTTCGAGGACGACTCGGAcgaggagaacaagagcaagagcaagagcaagggaaAGGTTATCAGAGTCCAGGAAGAGCCCGAGACTCTGGAGGATCTCGAGGCGCTTGCTACAGGACTGTTGGATTAG
- a CDS encoding UDP-glucose 4-epimerase, translating to MPVGTVLVTGGTGYIGSFTSLTLLEHGYDVVIVDSLYNSSEVALDRIELICGRRPAFYKLDITDEKAIDEVFAKHPAIDSVIHFAALKAVGESGEIPLEYYRVNVGGSISLLRSMERNNVNNIVFSSSATVYGDATRFPNMIPIPEHCPIGPTNTYGRTKSMIEDVITDFVNAQRNNLEKAGKEYKQWNGALLRYFNPCGAHPTGIMGEDPQGIPFNLLPLLGQVATGEREKLLVFGDDYSSRDGTAIRDYIHVVDLARGHLMALNYLRENQPGVKAWNLGSGRGSTVFEIINAFSKVVGRDLAYEVRPRRQGDVLDLTANPTLANKELNWKTELTMEEACNDLWRWVENNPKGYRQDPPAKLLEAVKSSKA from the exons ATGCCTGTTGGAACCGTTCTCGTTACCGG TGGTACCGGATACATTGGCTCTTTCACCTCGCTCACTCTCCTTGAGCACGGTTACGATGTCGTTATTGTCGATTCCCTCTACAACTCCTCAGAGGTCGCCCTCGACCGCATTGAGCTGATCTGCGGTCGCCGCCCTGCCTTTTATAAGCTCGATATCACAGACGAAAAGGCCATCGATGAGGTCTTTGCCAAGCACCCTGCTATTGACAGCGTCATTCACTTTGCTGCCCTCAAG GCTGTCGGCGAGTCTGGCGAAATCCCTCTCGAGTACTACCGCGTCAATGTTGGTGGCAGCATCTCTCTCCTCCGTTCCATGGAGCGCAacaacgtcaacaacattgttttctcctcctccgctACCGTCTACGGCGATGCTACCCGATTCCCCAACATGATTCCCATTCCCGAGCACTGCCCTATTGGACCTACCAACACCTACGGCCGCACCAAGTCCATGATTGAGGACGTTATTACCGACTTTGTCAATGCTCAGCGCAACAACTTGGAAAAGGCCGGCAAGGAGTACAAGCAATGGAACGGTGCTCTTCTGCGATACTTTAACCCTTGCGGTGCTCACCCCACTGGTATCATGGGTGAGGACCCTCAGGGTATTCCTTTCAACCTTTTGCCTCTCCTTGGACAGGTTGCCACTGGCGAGCGTGAGAAGCTCCTTGTTTTCGGTGACG ACTACTCCTCTCGCGACGGCACTGCCATTCGAGACTACATTCACGTTGTCGACCTTGCCCGCGGTCACTTGATGGCCCTCAACTACCTCCGTGAGAACCAGCCCGGTGTCAAGGCATGGAACCTGGGTTCCGGCCGTGGCAGCACCGTCTTTGAGATTATCAACGCCTTCAGCAAGGTTGTTGGTCGCGATCTTGCCTACGAGGTCCGCCCCCGACGACAAGGAGACGTTCTCGACCTTACTGCCAACCCCACCCTCGCCaacaaggagctcaactGGAAGACCGAGCTTACTATGGAGGAGGCCTGCAACGATCTCTGGCGATGGGTCGAGAACAACCCCAAGGGTTACCGCCAAGATCCCCCCGCCAAGCTTCTAGAGGCTGTCAAGTCTTCCAAGGCTTAA